One region of Pseudoalteromonas galatheae genomic DNA includes:
- the lnt gene encoding apolipoprotein N-acyltransferase, whose protein sequence is MLKTLVSNLSNLAKDKFAWLALISGCALTFAYSPFGFWPIAFVSLIIAAWLTDKPSPKLAAKYGFLFGFGWFALGISWVHVSIAEFGGLPLPVSVLLMALLCAYLAIYPALAFAFASYFSRTPWQRVLALVAGFAITEWLRGHMLTGFPWLSFGYTLTDSPLSSLAPWIGEFGLTLLVILATTSLYYLLKQRAIYLAIACFAGIAGLYSVPVTQGPLKYSGDEITTLLVQGNIKQSLRWEPEQFWPTMSKYRDMTRPNWQGVDLVVWPEAAIPEFEDIAYPFLEGLDKAAAFNGTALITGIPDYQFDTRTAYNTLITLGKKEKEDSEGQYHYLHKNRYQKHQLLPIGEFVPFENLLRPIAPLFNLAMSSFTRGDAVQPNLLANGLHVLPAICYEIAFSELVRGNFTSESDILFTVSNDAWFGDSHGPHQHMQIARMRALELQRPLIRVTNNGITGVYDPLSKVQHAIPQFEANILKSDVKLISGVSWYAEHGNRPVWFIVAFIMLILTAAKVKPIMLKRFERNFL, encoded by the coding sequence CAAAAGATAAGTTTGCATGGCTGGCACTCATTTCTGGCTGTGCACTTACTTTTGCTTATTCCCCTTTTGGTTTTTGGCCTATCGCTTTTGTTAGCTTGATTATAGCGGCTTGGCTTACCGATAAACCCAGTCCAAAGCTCGCGGCCAAATATGGCTTTTTATTTGGCTTTGGCTGGTTTGCACTTGGCATAAGCTGGGTGCATGTCTCTATCGCTGAATTTGGTGGTTTACCCTTACCTGTCTCGGTGCTGTTGATGGCATTGCTATGTGCTTATCTTGCCATCTACCCGGCATTGGCATTTGCTTTTGCCAGCTACTTTTCTCGCACACCATGGCAACGGGTGCTGGCACTTGTTGCGGGTTTTGCCATTACAGAATGGCTGCGAGGTCACATGCTCACAGGCTTCCCTTGGCTTAGTTTTGGTTACACGTTAACTGACTCGCCATTGAGCAGCTTAGCCCCTTGGATCGGTGAATTTGGCTTAACATTACTAGTTATTTTAGCGACAACAAGCCTTTACTATCTACTTAAACAACGTGCGATTTATCTCGCTATAGCCTGCTTTGCTGGCATTGCAGGTCTATACAGTGTGCCAGTCACTCAAGGTCCATTGAAATACTCGGGAGATGAAATCACCACTTTGCTTGTACAAGGTAATATCAAGCAGAGTCTGCGCTGGGAGCCTGAGCAGTTTTGGCCGACCATGTCTAAATATCGAGATATGACTAGACCTAACTGGCAAGGCGTTGATTTAGTGGTGTGGCCGGAAGCTGCTATTCCTGAATTTGAAGATATCGCCTACCCATTTTTAGAAGGGCTGGACAAAGCCGCCGCGTTTAATGGCACAGCGCTGATAACGGGCATTCCCGATTATCAGTTTGATACCAGAACCGCGTACAACACGCTGATCACGCTTGGTAAAAAAGAAAAAGAAGACAGCGAAGGGCAATATCACTATCTGCACAAAAACCGCTACCAGAAGCACCAATTGTTGCCTATTGGTGAGTTTGTACCGTTCGAAAACCTATTGCGCCCTATAGCGCCTCTTTTTAACTTAGCGATGTCGTCATTTACTCGAGGTGATGCGGTACAACCAAACCTACTTGCGAACGGTTTGCATGTGTTACCCGCTATTTGCTACGAAATCGCGTTTAGCGAGCTTGTCAGAGGTAACTTTACCTCTGAGTCAGATATTCTTTTTACTGTGAGTAACGACGCCTGGTTTGGAGATTCCCACGGCCCGCATCAGCATATGCAGATCGCTCGGATGCGTGCCTTAGAATTACAGCGCCCATTAATTCGAGTAACGAATAATGGTATCACTGGTGTTTACGATCCACTTAGCAAAGTTCAGCATGCCATTCCACAATTCGAAGCCAATATACTGAAAAGTGATGTAAAACTCATTAGTGGAGTGAGCTGGTATGCAGAGCATGGTAATCGCCCCGTCTGGTTTATTGTCGCTTTTATTATGCTGATACTCACCGCTGCAAAGGTAAAGCCCATAATGCTTAAGCGATTTGAACGCAACTTTTTGTAG